In a genomic window of Branchiostoma lanceolatum isolate klBraLanc5 chromosome 12, klBraLanc5.hap2, whole genome shotgun sequence:
- the LOC136446174 gene encoding uncharacterized protein isoform X2, protein MATEGVTEQMVRNIIRQEQFSIKAKQDDLEGCIGNLAQQQESLKKENNFLRSEVDQLMLALQQEAKRLEKLIIVGQGKGSTRLKRTDSSSTAQKRHNPFNDSRTSKLYPDLRKETAERGHQNVRNSTISIAENERNLQSWWARNVCGPLKKKLGNAIDSFFEHVHLRKMRHKSRRRRRQFEGTIPDSATRDSSAVVA, encoded by the exons atggcgactgAGGGTGTAACTGAGCAAATGGTGAGAAACATCATCAGACAGGAACAGTTCAGCATCAAGGCGAAACAAGACGACCTCGAGGGTTGCATCGGAAACCTAGCACAACAGCAGGAGTCGCTGAAGAAAGAGAACAACTTCTTGAGAAGCGAGGTGGATCAGCTGATGCTTGCCCTACAACAAGAAGCCAAGCGGTTGGAGAAACTGATAATTGTGGGCCAAGGGAAGGGATCGACACGTTTGAAAAGGACAGATTCCAGTTCCACAGCCCAGAAAAGACACAACCCTTTCAACGATTCTCGGACGTCCAAACTCTACCCGGACCTACGAAAAGAAACAG CCGAAAGAGGCCACCAGAACGTCAGGAATTCGACCATCTCCATTGCTGAAAATGAACGCAATTTGCAGTCGTGGTGGGCGAGAAATGTTTGTGGGCCTCTGAAGAAGAAGCTGGGAAATGCTATAGACTCATTCTTCGAGCATGTCCACTTGCG CAAAATGCGTCATAAAAGTCGTCGGCGACGAAGGCAGTTTGAGGGAACTATACCGGACTCAGCTACAAGGGATTCAAGTGCCGTAGTTGCATGA
- the LOC136446174 gene encoding uncharacterized protein isoform X1 translates to MATEGVTEQMVRNIIRQEQFSIKAKQDDLEGCIGNLAQQQESLKKENNFLRSEVDQLMLALQQEAKRLEKLIIVGQGKGSTRLKRTDSSSTAQKRHNPFNDSRTSKLYPDLRKETAERGHQNVRNSTISIAENERNLQSWWARNVCGPLKKKLGNAIDSFFEHVHLRSKMRHKSRRRRRQFEGTIPDSATRDSSAVVA, encoded by the exons atggcgactgAGGGTGTAACTGAGCAAATGGTGAGAAACATCATCAGACAGGAACAGTTCAGCATCAAGGCGAAACAAGACGACCTCGAGGGTTGCATCGGAAACCTAGCACAACAGCAGGAGTCGCTGAAGAAAGAGAACAACTTCTTGAGAAGCGAGGTGGATCAGCTGATGCTTGCCCTACAACAAGAAGCCAAGCGGTTGGAGAAACTGATAATTGTGGGCCAAGGGAAGGGATCGACACGTTTGAAAAGGACAGATTCCAGTTCCACAGCCCAGAAAAGACACAACCCTTTCAACGATTCTCGGACGTCCAAACTCTACCCGGACCTACGAAAAGAAACAG CCGAAAGAGGCCACCAGAACGTCAGGAATTCGACCATCTCCATTGCTGAAAATGAACGCAATTTGCAGTCGTGGTGGGCGAGAAATGTTTGTGGGCCTCTGAAGAAGAAGCTGGGAAATGCTATAGACTCATTCTTCGAGCATGTCCACTTGCG gagCAAAATGCGTCATAAAAGTCGTCGGCGACGAAGGCAGTTTGAGGGAACTATACCGGACTCAGCTACAAGGGATTCAAGTGCCGTAGTTGCATGA